Below is a window of Pyrobaculum aerophilum str. IM2 DNA.
TCAGCTCTTTAAGCCTGGGCTCGATTTTTATAATGTCGTCGATAGTCTTAACGCCGTAGCCGCTCCAAACGAGGATATCTACGTCGTTTTTATGTTTTAAAACCACCTCTAAATCCACTCTGCTGTAGTTGGCATATGCATATCTCCCGCCGGCCAGTCTTATCAACTCCCTCGCGCCGGCGCCCGCTGGGTACAACACGCCTCCGTATATAATGAACCACGCCACTCGCGGCCTGTCTAAATCGGCCACTAGAGAGACCAGCCCCCTCCACTTGTTCTCAATTCCGTTGAAAATCCCCACCGCCGCTGAGGTTAGGTTATAAAACGCGGCGATGAACTTGATCCACTCAGCCCTCCCCAGGGGATCTCCCTCTTGGAACTCATTAATAACGACGTAGGGAATGCCGAGTTGTTCTAATTTTTTAATTACAGATTCAGTTCCGTAGGGTCCCGGGTAGAAGTAGACAAACACCACATCTGGCTTAAGCTTAGCGATTAACTCGTAATTGGGCGAATACGCAGGCCCCACGTCGGCAATAGAGCCGTTTTTCAACATCTCCGCAACCTCTGGGAGATACCAATCGTACTCCTTCCCCCACATAATGCCCACAATGCTCTTCAAAACGCCGGCGTTGTCCGCCTCTTTATACAGCCTATAAGCCATGGCGACATGAGTAGAGGACATATAAACCGCTCTCTCCATGGGGTACTTTATAACAACAGCCGGCTTGTACTTGTCCGTGTAGTAAGCGGCTAAGTCCTGGGCCATGCCCCTCGGGACGAGCAGTATCCTCCGGCCCATGGCGTCGGTCAAGATGTACACACTGCCCTCATAAGTAATTGTGAACAGCCTAGCGTACCTCACTTCCACAACACCTGCAGGCGACCCGGCGACTTGTCTTAACGTCCTCACCTCCCTGGCCAGCTCCGCCAAAGAGCGGTTTAAAGAGGCCAGTTGGGACTCCCTGGCTTGTAAAGCGGCTTTAAGGCCCTCCACCTCAGCGCTGAGGGACTTAATTGAAGAACTGATATCCCCCAGCCGGCTCTCTAGGGACGGGAGCAGGCCAGACAGCGATTGATATGTCGCTATCGCAACCGCCAGGCCGGCGAGGGCGGCAAGTATTGCCGCCCCCAGTATTGTGTAAAGTATTTTCTGCGTTTGAGCCATAAGCTGGAGAATCCTCCATTATTTATATTTTTTCAGGCAGGAGATACGCCTCGGCCACGTCTATAATCCTCCCCTCTAGCCATGCAGTGCCCACCACGGCGGCAGACCAAAAGACGCGCTCCGCCTCTTGGGGGCGGCCCCCCTTTAGGTAGAACTCCGCCAGCGTCACAGCCCTATTCACCGGACTCCGCCAGCTGGATTCCCAGAGGTATTTAAAAAACGACAGCCTATAGGGAGGAGGCCTCCGCGGCCTCAAGGCGTCTTCCACCGCCTTTCTAACCTCCTCCAGTCCCCTGGCCGACTCCACTACCACGGCCAGATAGCCCACGTCGCCCACCACGTCGAAATCCACGTAATAGGAGTAAGCAATGCCCGTACTTCTTACCACGTTAAATAAAACAGACTTAGTCCCAGCCTCTAAATGTATAGACGCGGCGCTGAGCAAGGGGTATACAGCGGCGGCGTTGTCGACGGCCACTCTCACCGCCTTGGCGTAGTATACGCCGTCTACATCCCTCTCCTCAATTAAGCGCTTGGGGCCCTCCGCCCATGTGGGCGTCCTCCTCTGGGGTCTCCCTCCCTCGAGCCCGCCGAAGAGCCGCGCGGCTTTCTCCATGGCCTCCTCGGAAAATCCGCCCGATAGGACCACTAGGGTATTCCCCCCGACAAACCACTTGCGCTTATGTTCTAGCAAGTCCCTCAGCTCTATTGACTCCACGGTCTCAGGCGTGCCGCCCACCGGCGCCCCCCAATCGCTGTCTCCGAACAGCGCCTTTACCGCCAACTCGCCGACTCTGTCAGAGGGATTTTCCCTCGACTGCCTGAGCTCTGACAACACGGCGGCTCTCTCCCTCTCCACGTCCTCCTCTGCGTATTTCTCATTTACGTAAAGCCTGTGGGCTAGCTCCACCAAGCCTCCAGCAGATGCGGCGAGGCCCTCCAGCGTTATCATAATGGCGTCCCGCTGGGTATAGGCGTTGTTGCTACCCCCCAGGGACTCCACTGCCTCGTCGACGTCAAAGCCCGGCACTCTAAACATGACGTGTTCTAAGAGGTGGGTAATCCCCCTCTTATCCCCGTCCTCATAGAGCGACCCCACGCCCACCGCCACTACCACCGCGGCCAGCGGCGAGGCGAAGGGGTCGGCCACGATAACAACGCCGTTGTCTAAAGCCAAGACTCTGCGCATGCCCCAGGGGGAAGAGCTATTTAAAAACTATGCTCAAGGCATCCGTGGTCGCGGGGGTTATAATGGCGGGCGGGAGGGGCCGGAGGGCCAACGACCCGGAAAAGTGCCTCTGGCCGCTGTGCGGAATTCCCCTTCTTTTCAGAGTGGCAGGCGCCTTGGCGCAAGTGGCAGAGGAGCTAATCGTCCTCACCACGAAAAACCACACGAGAATTGCGAAATACGCAGAGGCGTGGGGGATTAAAGTGGTTTATACCCCTGGGGAGGGCTACGAGCGGGACGTTCAATTCGCCGTTAAATTCGCCCCCGCTTTTATTGCCTCCTGCGACCTCGCTAATTTAAAGCCAGGCCACTTAGAGGCCTTGGCAAATAACGCGGTGTTCACCACGGCGGTCACAAAAGGCGGGTACCCCGGCCTCTCCTACCTCCCCACTCCTGACATGGAGAAGTGGTCTGTGGTTGAGCTCGGGGATTTATACGACGTGGATACGCCCGAGGACTTTGAAAAGGCGGAGCGGGAGTGCCCCACGGCCTATCCCTTAAATGCCGACCCCAATTTGTTAAAACCCCACGAGGAGGTGTTAGAATTCAGAAAATACGAAGTTGTAAAGCCAATCGCAGTAGACTACAAGACGGGGGTAATTCTCGACGGGCACCACCGCTACGCCTTTTTAAAAAACTTTAAGGCAGTCCCAGTGCTCCTTTTTGACTACGACGTCATTGAGACAAATATCGACAAGAGGGTCATTCTACAAGCGGCATACTCAGGCCGCCTCCTCCCGCCGAAGACCACGTGGCACACATACCGAGGCCGACACATTTCCCAAATACCCACTATAGACGTCCCAATAGCCAAACTCCTCAAATCCCAGCTGTAAAATCCCTAAGGGCTTTACCGCAACTAACGCCGGGGCTGGACCGGCAATCAGCCGCCTATTTATCGCTGAACGCCCTATCAGTGAAATCTCGCTGTGCTGTAAGCCTTAGATCAACGCCGGCTAACTGTCCGTCGGGAGTAATGCGGGCTTGCCAGGGGGCTCAGCTTAGAAGCACGGAGTTTAGGTAGTATAGTCGCCGAGATCACCTTGTGTGGAGCAACGCGTCGTGGCTCATACAGCTTCTCCCCCGCGCAACTCTGGCGGCGTCCCGGGCCGTGTAAACTGCGCCGGAAATAATACTGGATGTCGCTGTCAGTGCCGGCGCCCCTTTTACCAGTCCAGCCCTTTTATTGCCTTATTGCCTAAGTTGTAGTAATGCTTCTCGGCGTCTAGCCTTGTTATGAGGTGGAAGATGTCTCTTAGTGAGGGGTGCCAGTAATTCCCCGTGGCAATAACGTGGCTCTCCACGCCTTCCAGCTTTTTCAACTCGTCGCGGCTTATTAACCCCTGTCTTATTGCGTATAAAACCTCGTCGAGAATTATCACGTCATACCGCCCGGCGGCGTCAACGGCGTATTGAAGCGCCGCCTTTGGGCTTTTCAACTCGGTGAGATACACTGCATCTATCCCGAGCCTTTTCATGGCTTTATACTCCCCCACCTCCTCGCCCATGTAATAGGGCGTTTTCATAACTCCGACATAAAGTATCCTCATGCCGTGGCCGTAGGCTCTGAGGGCTGTGCCCAACGCCGCCGTGGTCTTCCCCTTGCCCGGCCCGTGGAAAGCCAGCCTCATGCCTTTTAGAGATTTGGCGATAAAATACCTAACGGCCGTAGATCCTCTCGTAGAGCCTGAGATATACCCCCGCCAAAAGGGCTGAGAGCACGTCGTCTCTAAACATTTCCAGCTCCGGAATGCCGCCGTCTTTTTTCACTCTCTCCACCCAGTAAGTAGTCAACACCGCCTTAAACCCCCCGATATAGTCCGCCAGGGCCGCGCCTAAAAGCTCGTCGATAATTATCCTGGGAGTATCTGCCGAGTGCTCATCGGGAGCCAGCCCCGGGATGCCGCCAGAGGTTGCGTGGGCGTCTAGCTCAGCGGCGGCGATTAACAGCGCCCAGACGTTTGGGTCTTTTAACAGCTCTTCCAGCGCCGATAAGATCTCCTCTTCGCCAGCAGGGAGCGGGGCCTTTTCAAAAAGCCTTTTCACCAGCCCGGCGAATTCGCGCCTTGAGAGGCCGAAAATCCTCTGAAATAAGTCATACCTATCCCCCGCCCGCACTGCTTTATACACAAGCCTCGCCGCAGTCTGCCCCAGCTCTGTGGCCGGGCCCGCGTAGTGCTCCCCGTCGCCTTCCTGCGCCAGTATAGCCACAGCGTCAGTGACCGTGCCTGGGCTTCTCCTCCCGTTACACCTCAGCAAGGAGTCCACCGCGGCGAGGGCCTTAGCCTCTGTCGCAGTTCTTAAAAGGTCGGCCATGCCCCATTTAGACAAAGGCCTATTCACAACTACTGCCACGTTTATCGTGCCTATACAAGTCTGGGGTGTCATGGCCACGGTCGCCGCCACTTTCACGTCCCCCTCGGAGAGAGACACAAAGGAGTCGGGCAACTCCGCCGCGGTGAAGAAAACCACCGCCTCCAGGCCCAGATCATCCCTCACCTTGGAGGCGTCTTGCAAGAAATCCCCGCAATAGTCCTTAGGGACTTGCACAAAGGCCACGGCCTCGGCGTAGTCCGGCGACGGGACTGTGGAAAGAACCTTATACCTATTGCCCAGCTTCGCCAGCACTAGCCCCTTCCTCTCTTCAATTAACATTTCCCGCAACCCCAGCGGATAATAGCCTCTCGTACTCTGCCTCCACTAGTCTGAGCACGTCCTTGCCCTTACTCAGCGCGTAAAATAACGCGCCTCCCATCGCCACGCCCTCTTTAACAGCGCCTCTTTCATAGGCCCTTAAGCCCTCGTATTTAGAGCCGGCAAAACTGACGCCGGCAATATACACGTTCTTCACGCCGACTATTTCCATGAGGCCCATGAAATCAGCCGACTTATCCTCGGCAATCCACCTAGTGGTGGCCACGTGTAATTTCGCCAGATCTCCACCCAGTCCCTTGTATAAAGCGGCGGCTGCCGCCATTTGAGTGCCTCCCGCCAGCACTGGCACTCCGCCGCATTCCGAAACGCCTAGGGCAATGGCGGCTACTGCCAAATGCACGGGGTCTCCCATTTCGCAAACAGCCTCAAGGGGTTTAAGCGGCGCGGACACTCTCCTAAGGCCCTCTTTAACCACGGCGATTTTAAGCTCTTTAGGGTTATTAGGCGAGGCGGAGCTGGTCCTCCCCCAGGCGTCGTAGCCCATGGCCACAAGTATAGCCATTGCGGTGGTGGTGCCCCCCGGTATTGACTCGCCTATGTATATACAGCCGAGACGCCCCAGCTCACAGCCCAGGGCCCTGCCTCTCTCCAAGATATTTCTAGCGGCTTCGCAACTCAAGGCTGGGCCTCTGCGGAAGTCACGCCCCGGCTCGCCGCCTAAATCCACATAGGGCACTTTAGGCGTAATTCTAGACCCTGCGTTTACCACTAGCTTGGCAACTTCTCCCGCCACGGCTCTTGTTACTAAAGCCGGCGTTGGGATGCCCTCGGGAGTTACTGGGATGACCTCCATAGTTTTGGGCATTCCCAAGAGCAGGTATTCCACGTCCAGGGCCGGGGTGTAGTGAGTTAACTCCGGCGAGGCCCCCGCCACTGAAATGCCGGGGATTAGCGATATGTCTGTAGTGCCGATAACTATGGCCATTATCTGGGGCTCTAGTTTCATAAGCTGGTTAAAAATCCACTTTTTAAACATTTCCTCTGCGAGCCATCATAAGCTGGGCAAAACTCGTTTAAATGGAAATGCAGTTAAAGCGGCCGGCGTACCAATCTGGGCCAGCACCCAGCTCCACTTAACACAGCAAACACAACCGCGCCTTAATGGCAGTTCGCAACGGCAAATGCTTATATATTGGTTTTTCTTCCCCTTTTTATGGAATTTTTGAAGAAAGGGTTATCGCAAAGGCGTCGATATGAAAGTGGCTTTTTACAGCGGCGGTAAAGATAGCGTATATGCCGCGTTGAGAGAGTGGCCTGTTGACATGTTTATATTCTTACTGTACCAATTCCCCAGGCCCTCGCCGCATTTAATGAACATGAACTTCGCCGTGAGGCTTGGGTCGGGAATGGCCCCGGTCTTGGTGTACCAATTGGAGAGGGGGCGCGAATTTCAACAAAAGGCCGAGTTGCTGAGGAGGCTTGGGGCGGATATAATTGTGGCTGGGGATGTGGACGTCGAGGAGCATTTAAGATATATGGAGAGGCTTGCCGGCGAGGTTGGCGCCGTCCTAAAAGAGCCGCTGTGGGGCATGGATCACTACGAGCTGTTGGCTAGGGAAGTGGAGGAGCTGGAGTTCATAGTCATTGGGTCCAGCAAAAGGGAGTTGCTCTGCAGACGGGTTCGTAGGGAGAATTTTCAAGAATTCGCCTCGGCGGCAAGGGCGCTGGGGATAGACGTCTTGGGGGAGTACGGCGAGTATCACAGCCAAGTTGTGTCAGTCAGCAAGTTCGGAATTAGTCTAAACCCGACGTGTAAAGAGGTTGTGGAATTCGACGGGTATAGCATTGCGCTGATATGATTGAGTTGCTGGCGAAGTACTCCGACTGCAACGCCGTGCTTTTCTCAGGGGGGATAGACTCCACCCTTGTTCTGACGGCGGCAGTCAAGAGGGGGCTGATGCCTTTGGCCGTGCACGTCGCTATGAGGAATTGCGGCGTGGATACTAAATACGCGGTGTCTGTCGCGGCGAAGCTAGGCGTCCCGCTGGCGGTGAGGCTTATGGATTTGGAAGAGGCCTTGGGCGCGTTGCCAAAAGTCGTTAAGATTTTAGGCCTTTTCAACCCCATGGAGGTGGTTAACTGCGCCGTGGTTTACTTCGGCTTAGAAAAGGCATTGGAGCTAGGCGCTAAGAGAGTGTGTACTGGCGATGGCGGGGACGAGCTCTTCCTGGGCTACAGCTTCTTCCAGAGGTATAGCCCCGGGGAATTAGACAGAGTTAGGAGACGCGTTGTCTCCCGGTGGTATTTCTGTAGTTTTGACCTGGGCAGGTCCCTGGGGGTTGAGGTCGTCGCGCCTTTCACAGCACAGGAAGTGGTTGAGCTAGCCTTATCGCTCAGCCCCGTGGAAGTCCTGGGGAAAAAGCCCCTTAGGGACGTCCTAAGGGGGTATTTCCCCGAGGTGGCCGAAAGGGAAAAGACGCCCCTGGAGAGGGGGTCGTGTTTTGACAGACTTTACGGCGAGATGAGACAAAGGGCAGGAGACGAAGTGGAATACTTGAAGTCGCTGTTCAAAGAACTGGGTCTGTCATACCCCACCTCCCCAAGGGGATGTCCCAGATGCGGCTATGCCTATTTTGACGGGAGTTATTGCCGTATGTGCGGCTATGCACGGGGGAAGTAGCTGGGCCGATCCCCCAGTTCCCGACTTCTCCGATAATTCAAACCCTCTGGGCCCGCCGCGTGAGCTAATACGCCTCGTGAAGGAGGCTGTTGAGCGCATGGCCTATCTCAAATTCCCCGCCAATCTCGTGGAGGAGGCGCTTTCGGAATATGAAGGAGTGGAGGTGACGGCTTTTAACGGAGCAACGGAGGCATTGACTGTCCTCCTCGCGTCGCTTAGGCCGAGGAGGGTGTTGATAGAATGGCCTAATTATACAGACTACGGGAGAATCGCAGAGCTCATCGGCGCGGAGTACGTATACGTCGATAACTTCAACTCGGCGGGGCCGGGGGACGTTGTCATAATCTCTAAC
It encodes the following:
- a CDS encoding ABC transporter substrate-binding protein — encoded protein: MAQTQKILYTILGAAILAALAGLAVAIATYQSLSGLLPSLESRLGDISSSIKSLSAEVEGLKAALQARESQLASLNRSLAELAREVRTLRQVAGSPAGVVEVRYARLFTITYEGSVYILTDAMGRRILLVPRGMAQDLAAYYTDKYKPAVVIKYPMERAVYMSSTHVAMAYRLYKEADNAGVLKSIVGIMWGKEYDWYLPEVAEMLKNGSIADVGPAYSPNYELIAKLKPDVVFVYFYPGPYGTESVIKKLEQLGIPYVVINEFQEGDPLGRAEWIKFIAAFYNLTSAAVGIFNGIENKWRGLVSLVADLDRPRVAWFIIYGGVLYPAGAGARELIRLAGGRYAYANYSRVDLEVVLKHKNDVDILVWSGYGVKTIDDIIKIEPRLKELRPVILGRVYAYSPAFYQLSNAYPEKLLEELVWIIHPEAAPPGNFTLFVKLK
- a CDS encoding M16 family metallopeptidase; the encoded protein is MRRVLALDNGVVIVADPFASPLAAVVVAVGVGSLYEDGDKRGITHLLEHVMFRVPGFDVDEAVESLGGSNNAYTQRDAIMITLEGLAASAGGLVELAHRLYVNEKYAEEDVERERAAVLSELRQSRENPSDRVGELAVKALFGDSDWGAPVGGTPETVESIELRDLLEHKRKWFVGGNTLVVLSGGFSEEAMEKAARLFGGLEGGRPQRRTPTWAEGPKRLIEERDVDGVYYAKAVRVAVDNAAAVYPLLSAASIHLEAGTKSVLFNVVRSTGIAYSYYVDFDVVGDVGYLAVVVESARGLEEVRKAVEDALRPRRPPPYRLSFFKYLWESSWRSPVNRAVTLAEFYLKGGRPQEAERVFWSAAVVGTAWLEGRIIDVAEAYLLPEKI
- a CDS encoding NTP transferase domain-containing protein → MVAGVIMAGGRGRRANDPEKCLWPLCGIPLLFRVAGALAQVAEELIVLTTKNHTRIAKYAEAWGIKVVYTPGEGYERDVQFAVKFAPAFIASCDLANLKPGHLEALANNAVFTTAVTKGGYPGLSYLPTPDMEKWSVVELGDLYDVDTPEDFEKAERECPTAYPLNADPNLLKPHEEVLEFRKYEVVKPIAVDYKTGVILDGHHRYAFLKNFKAVPVLLFDYDVIETNIDKRVILQAAYSGRLLPPKTTWHTYRGRHISQIPTIDVPIAKLLKSQL
- a CDS encoding cob(I)yrinic acid a,c-diamide adenosyltransferase, whose protein sequence is MRLAFHGPGKGKTTAALGTALRAYGHGMRILYVGVMKTPYYMGEEVGEYKAMKRLGIDAVYLTELKSPKAALQYAVDAAGRYDVIILDEVLYAIRQGLISRDELKKLEGVESHVIATGNYWHPSLRDIFHLITRLDAEKHYYNLGNKAIKGLDW
- the cbiS gene encoding bifunctional adenosylcobinamide hydrolase/alpha-ribazole phosphatase CbiS; the encoded protein is MLIEERKGLVLAKLGNRYKVLSTVPSPDYAEAVAFVQVPKDYCGDFLQDASKVRDDLGLEAVVFFTAAELPDSFVSLSEGDVKVAATVAMTPQTCIGTINVAVVVNRPLSKWGMADLLRTATEAKALAAVDSLLRCNGRRSPGTVTDAVAILAQEGDGEHYAGPATELGQTAARLVYKAVRAGDRYDLFQRIFGLSRREFAGLVKRLFEKAPLPAGEEEILSALEELLKDPNVWALLIAAAELDAHATSGGIPGLAPDEHSADTPRIIIDELLGAALADYIGGFKAVLTTYWVERVKKDGGIPELEMFRDDVLSALLAGVYLRLYERIYGR
- the cobT gene encoding nicotinate mononucleotide-dependent phosphoribosyltransferase CobT is translated as MKLEPQIMAIVIGTTDISLIPGISVAGASPELTHYTPALDVEYLLLGMPKTMEVIPVTPEGIPTPALVTRAVAGEVAKLVVNAGSRITPKVPYVDLGGEPGRDFRRGPALSCEAARNILERGRALGCELGRLGCIYIGESIPGGTTTAMAILVAMGYDAWGRTSSASPNNPKELKIAVVKEGLRRVSAPLKPLEAVCEMGDPVHLAVAAIALGVSECGGVPVLAGGTQMAAAAALYKGLGGDLAKLHVATTRWIAEDKSADFMGLMEIVGVKNVYIAGVSFAGSKYEGLRAYERGAVKEGVAMGGALFYALSKGKDVLRLVEAEYERLLSAGVAGNVN
- a CDS encoding diphthine--ammonia ligase family protein, with the translated sequence MKVAFYSGGKDSVYAALREWPVDMFIFLLYQFPRPSPHLMNMNFAVRLGSGMAPVLVYQLERGREFQQKAELLRRLGADIIVAGDVDVEEHLRYMERLAGEVGAVLKEPLWGMDHYELLAREVEELEFIVIGSSKRELLCRRVRRENFQEFASAARALGIDVLGEYGEYHSQVVSVSKFGISLNPTCKEVVEFDGYSIALI
- a CDS encoding asparagine synthase C-terminal domain-containing protein, producing the protein MIELLAKYSDCNAVLFSGGIDSTLVLTAAVKRGLMPLAVHVAMRNCGVDTKYAVSVAAKLGVPLAVRLMDLEEALGALPKVVKILGLFNPMEVVNCAVVYFGLEKALELGAKRVCTGDGGDELFLGYSFFQRYSPGELDRVRRRVVSRWYFCSFDLGRSLGVEVVAPFTAQEVVELALSLSPVEVLGKKPLRDVLRGYFPEVAEREKTPLERGSCFDRLYGEMRQRAGDEVEYLKSLFKELGLSYPTSPRGCPRCGYAYFDGSYCRMCGYARGK